A genome region from Hevea brasiliensis isolate MT/VB/25A 57/8 chromosome 9, ASM3005281v1, whole genome shotgun sequence includes the following:
- the LOC110653383 gene encoding auxin-responsive protein IAA30, which yields MGRGGSTSSSSSLESSNYPALTSRSSSLYQQNRDLSTDLRLGLSISTSQQGNPSIPSESDWPPIKPILKKELAAEENECNSATFFVKVYMEGIPIGRKLDLLAHDGYHDLIRTLNHMFNTSILWAEMDGDEHSEQNHVLTYEDKEGDWLIVGDVPWEMFLSSVRRLKITRADI from the exons ATGGGTAGAGGAGGCTCTACTAGTTCTTCATCCTCGCTTGAAAGCAGCAATTACCCAGCTCTTACAAGTAGGTCGTCTTCTCTCTATCAGCAAAATCGAGACCTTAGCACAGATCTTAGGCTTGGACTTAGCATTTCAACTTCTCAACAAGGCAATCCTTCTATACCAAG TGAGTCAGATTGGCCACCTATCAAGCCTATTCTAAAGAAGGAATTAGCAGCAGAAGAAAATGAGTGCAATAGTGCTACCTTCTTTGTCAAGGTTTACATGGAAGGCATTCCAATTGGCAGAAAACTGGACCTATTAGCCCATGATGGTTACCATGACTTGATAAGGACTCTTAATCATATGTTCAACACTAGCATTCTCT GGGCTGAAATGGATGGAGATGAACATTCAGAGCAGAACCATGTGTTAACATATGAAGACAAAGAAGGAGATTGGTTGATAGTTGGGGACGTACCATGGGA GATGTTCTTATCCTCTGTGAGGAGATTGAAGATCACAAGGGCAGATATCTAA